Proteins co-encoded in one Novosphingobium sp. PP1Y genomic window:
- the fdhD gene encoding formate dehydrogenase accessory sulfurtransferase FdhD: protein MSEDHWNGTDGAALIGAALIGAERNPYATGAGEPCEVVIPVESPIAIETNGIAYAVMMATPLDIEDFVTGFLMAEGLAQAGEVGEVAVHRVENGDWGEGFVARVNLPEARLGPILERARRRVGDSSCGICGIEGVEAALRPLPRLPAAPPVRPEAIRSALVALRERQDLGRRTSATHAAAFSAVDGTVQLVREDVGRHNALDKLVGAMAREGIDPGQGFIVVTSRCSYELVEKTVRAGCPLLVAISAPTDLAVRRARASGLDLAVVARDDTMLWIGAGEEESSKR, encoded by the coding sequence ATGAGTGAAGATCACTGGAACGGAACGGACGGCGCAGCCCTGATTGGCGCGGCCCTGATCGGCGCGGAGCGCAACCCTTATGCGACAGGCGCCGGCGAGCCGTGCGAAGTTGTCATTCCCGTGGAATCGCCCATCGCCATCGAGACCAACGGGATTGCCTATGCCGTGATGATGGCGACCCCGCTCGATATCGAGGATTTCGTTACCGGTTTCCTGATGGCCGAAGGTCTCGCGCAGGCCGGCGAAGTCGGCGAGGTGGCGGTCCACCGGGTCGAGAACGGCGATTGGGGCGAAGGCTTCGTCGCGCGGGTGAACCTGCCGGAGGCGCGGCTTGGCCCCATTCTCGAACGCGCCCGCCGCCGCGTGGGCGACAGTTCCTGCGGGATCTGCGGGATCGAGGGTGTCGAAGCCGCCTTGCGTCCGCTCCCGCGGTTGCCCGCCGCGCCGCCCGTTCGTCCCGAGGCTATCCGCAGCGCGCTTGTGGCCTTGCGCGAGCGGCAGGACCTGGGAAGGCGGACTTCGGCAACGCACGCCGCAGCTTTCAGTGCGGTTGACGGAACCGTCCAGCTCGTGCGCGAGGATGTCGGCCGCCACAATGCGCTCGACAAGCTGGTCGGCGCGATGGCGCGCGAGGGCATCGATCCGGGGCAGGGCTTCATCGTCGTCACCTCGCGCTGTTCCTATGAACTGGTCGAGAAGACGGTGCGCGCAGGGTGCCCGCTGCTGGTGGCGATTTCCGCGCCGACCGACCTTGCGGTGCGCCGGGCCCGGGCCTCGGGGCTGGACCTTGCCGTGGTGGCCCGGGACGACACGATGCTTTGGATCGGCGCAGGCGAGGAGGAATCGAGCAAGCGTTGA
- a CDS encoding LysR family transcriptional regulator, producing the protein MVLANWDGIEEFAMVARLGSFTAAAQAYGASVTHMSRSLARLEGRLQAQLLHRTTRSLRLTETGQIFLETCKRLIEERDEAIAAIASQGEPSGHLRITCSYALGEKFVAPIVRELSTTYPSLTVTLDLDNAVVDLIADGYDLAIRTGQLNDSRLVATRVASRALITLASPAYLSRRGRPADIEDLRRHECLVGSSAQWLFKGNATFRPQGRWRCNSGNALIEAALADMGICQVPRFYLGNHLSEGRLEPVLPDLNPEEEPIWAVYPQRRHLSPKVSAMVEALRTSLPAYLATASGLVA; encoded by the coding sequence ATGGTGCTGGCCAACTGGGACGGTATCGAAGAGTTCGCGATGGTCGCACGTCTGGGCAGTTTCACGGCCGCAGCGCAGGCCTATGGCGCCTCGGTGACGCACATGAGCCGCTCGCTCGCGCGGCTGGAAGGCCGCTTGCAGGCCCAGCTCCTGCACCGCACCACCCGCTCACTGCGCCTGACCGAGACGGGGCAGATCTTTCTCGAGACCTGCAAGCGCCTGATCGAGGAGCGCGACGAGGCCATCGCCGCCATCGCCTCGCAAGGCGAACCGAGCGGACACTTGCGCATCACCTGCTCCTATGCGCTGGGCGAGAAATTCGTGGCGCCGATCGTGCGCGAGCTGTCGACCACCTACCCGTCGCTGACGGTCACGCTCGATCTCGACAATGCCGTCGTCGACCTCATCGCCGATGGCTATGACCTTGCGATCCGTACCGGCCAACTCAACGATTCCCGCCTCGTCGCCACGCGGGTGGCTTCGCGCGCGCTCATCACCCTTGCCTCTCCGGCCTATCTCTCCCGCCGCGGTCGGCCCGCGGACATCGAGGACCTGCGCCGGCACGAGTGCCTCGTGGGATCGAGTGCGCAGTGGCTGTTCAAGGGCAACGCGACGTTCCGCCCGCAAGGGCGCTGGCGCTGCAACAGCGGCAATGCGCTGATCGAGGCGGCGCTCGCAGACATGGGCATCTGCCAGGTCCCGCGCTTCTATCTCGGCAATCACCTTAGCGAAGGCCGGCTTGAACCCGTCCTGCCCGATCTCAACCCCGAGGAGGAGCCGATCTGGGCCGTCTATCCGCAGCGCCGCCACCTCTCGCCCAAGGTCAGCGCCATGGTCGAAGCCCTTCGCACGAGCCTGCCCGCTTATCTCGCCACGGCCAGCGGCCTCGTCGCCTGA
- a CDS encoding formate/nitrite transporter family protein, producing MTHPDREDVSRELAQDEAGLSRRERSKVKDSQRLSALTVFSVIRREGEEELHRPAASLWWSGIAAGYGISTSVLCQGLLYDAYEGHPQREIIAAWGYAMGFILVVLSRLQLFTENTLSVVLPLLAGPSGMRLYRTGRLWLIVLLANMIGTMASAIIAVTIGSPDSELIAAMLEVSRHAAESRGMEALLNGVPAGFFVAAIVWMLPSSKGFEIIVVGLFAWLIAAGGFTHVIAGSTEMFMLALHGDMSFGEAIGMHLLPTLIGNVIGGTGLFALLAYGQIQAEI from the coding sequence ATGACCCATCCCGATCGTGAGGACGTGAGCAGGGAGCTCGCGCAGGACGAGGCCGGGCTGAGCCGCCGCGAAAGGTCGAAGGTCAAGGACAGTCAGCGGCTTTCGGCCCTGACTGTCTTTTCCGTCATCCGGCGCGAGGGCGAAGAGGAATTGCACCGCCCCGCCGCTTCCCTGTGGTGGTCGGGCATTGCCGCGGGTTACGGCATCTCCACGTCTGTCCTGTGCCAAGGCCTGCTTTACGACGCATACGAGGGCCATCCCCAGCGCGAGATAATTGCTGCGTGGGGCTATGCGATGGGCTTTATCCTCGTCGTGCTATCGCGGCTCCAGCTTTTCACCGAAAACACCCTGAGCGTCGTCCTGCCGCTGCTGGCGGGGCCGAGCGGTATGCGGCTCTACCGTACGGGGCGGCTCTGGCTGATCGTTCTGCTGGCGAACATGATCGGGACGATGGCGAGTGCGATCATTGCCGTCACGATCGGTTCGCCGGACAGCGAATTGATCGCCGCGATGCTCGAGGTGTCGCGCCATGCTGCGGAGAGCCGGGGCATGGAAGCCCTGCTTAACGGGGTTCCGGCCGGCTTCTTCGTGGCTGCCATCGTCTGGATGCTGCCCAGTTCCAAGGGCTTTGAAATCATCGTCGTCGGCCTGTTCGCGTGGCTGATCGCGGCGGGCGGATTCACGCATGTGATCGCCGGGTCGACCGAGATGTTCATGCTGGCGCTGCATGGCGACATGAGCTTCGGCGAGGCGATTGGGATGCACCTTTTGCCGACCCTGATCGGCAATGTCATCGGCGGGACCGGTCTGTTCGCGCTGCTGGCCTATGGCCAGATTCAGGCGGAAATCTGA
- a CDS encoding S-(hydroxymethyl)glutathione dehydrogenase/class III alcohol dehydrogenase: MKTRAAVAFEAKKPLEIVEVDLEGPKEGEVLVEIMATGICHTDAYTLDGLDSEGIFPSILGHEGAGIVREVGPGVTSVKPDDHVIPLYTPECRQCKSCLSGKTNLCTAIRATQGQGLMPDGTSRFSYKGEKIFHYMGCSTFSNFTVLPEIAVAKIREDAPFQTSCYIGCGVTTGVGAVTNTAKVQVGDNVVVFGLGGIGLNVIQGAKLAGANKIIGVDINPDREDWGRKFGMTEFLDVKGMSREDTIAKVLQMTDGGADYTFDCTGNTEVMRTALECCHRGWGESIIIGVAEAGKEIATRPFQLVTGRVWKGTAFGGAKGRTDVPKIVDWYMNGKIQIDPMITHVLSLEEINKGFDLMHAGESIRSVVVY; encoded by the coding sequence ATGAAGACCCGCGCCGCAGTCGCTTTCGAAGCGAAGAAACCGCTGGAAATCGTCGAAGTCGACCTGGAAGGCCCCAAGGAAGGCGAAGTCCTGGTCGAAATCATGGCGACCGGCATCTGCCACACCGACGCCTACACGCTCGACGGACTCGATTCCGAAGGCATCTTTCCCTCGATCCTGGGCCACGAAGGCGCAGGTATCGTGCGTGAAGTCGGCCCGGGCGTCACCAGCGTGAAGCCGGACGATCACGTGATTCCGCTCTACACGCCGGAATGCCGCCAGTGTAAGTCGTGCCTCTCGGGCAAGACCAACCTGTGCACCGCGATCCGTGCGACGCAGGGGCAGGGCCTGATGCCAGACGGCACCAGCCGCTTCTCCTACAAGGGTGAGAAGATCTTCCACTACATGGGCTGTTCGACTTTCTCGAACTTCACCGTCCTGCCCGAGATCGCCGTCGCCAAGATCCGCGAGGATGCTCCGTTCCAGACCTCGTGCTACATCGGCTGCGGTGTTACCACCGGCGTTGGCGCAGTGACCAACACCGCCAAGGTACAGGTCGGCGACAATGTCGTCGTCTTCGGCCTGGGCGGTATCGGCCTGAACGTGATCCAGGGCGCCAAGCTGGCCGGTGCCAACAAGATCATCGGCGTCGACATCAACCCGGACCGCGAGGACTGGGGCCGCAAGTTCGGCATGACCGAGTTCCTCGACGTGAAGGGCATGAGCCGCGAGGACACCATCGCCAAGGTCCTGCAGATGACCGACGGAGGTGCGGACTACACTTTCGATTGCACCGGCAACACCGAAGTGATGCGCACGGCGCTCGAATGCTGCCATCGCGGCTGGGGTGAATCGATCATCATCGGCGTTGCCGAAGCGGGCAAGGAAATCGCCACCCGTCCGTTCCAGCTCGTCACCGGTCGCGTCTGGAAGGGCACGGCTTTCGGCGGCGCGAAGGGCCGCACCGATGTGCCCAAGATCGTCGACTGGTACATGAACGGCAAGATCCAGATCGACCCGATGATCACCCACGTCCTTTCCCTTGAAGAAATCAACAAGGGTTTCGATCTGATGCACGCGGGTGAGAGCATCCGCAGTGTAGTCGTCTACTAA
- a CDS encoding VOC family protein, whose amino-acid sequence MFTHIMVGSNDPAKAKQFYDATLGALGIGEGMTFGDRVYYQSPTGAFGVGKPADGNAACHANGGTIGFAAATKEAVDAFHAAGLAHGGSDEGAPGRRAQAPGNAYGAYLRDPCGNKICAFTQLPEGE is encoded by the coding sequence ATGTTCACGCATATCATGGTCGGCTCCAACGACCCCGCGAAGGCCAAGCAGTTCTACGACGCGACCCTGGGTGCACTGGGGATCGGGGAAGGAATGACCTTCGGCGATCGCGTTTATTACCAGAGCCCGACCGGCGCTTTCGGCGTCGGAAAGCCGGCCGACGGCAATGCGGCGTGCCATGCCAATGGCGGGACGATCGGCTTCGCCGCGGCCACCAAGGAGGCAGTCGACGCCTTCCACGCGGCCGGCCTTGCCCATGGCGGTAGCGACGAAGGTGCGCCGGGAAGGCGCGCGCAGGCCCCCGGCAATGCTTATGGCGCCTACTTGCGCGACCCTTGCGGCAACAAGATCTGCGCCTTCACCCAGTTGCCCGAGGGCGAGTGA
- a CDS encoding efflux RND transporter periplasmic adaptor subunit, with amino-acid sequence MVLALALLAGCSSSEQPQPPAPKVGVVKLAEQPVELTTDLPGRIQASETSEVRPQISGVIRKRLFAEGSYVKAGQILYEIEDAPYRAALGTAQGNLANARATVGSTQLQADRFRDLVTINAVSKQEYDNALAAAQQAKANVAAQKSAVDSARVNLEFTRIRAPISGRIGRSFYTRGALVQTGQSDPLATIMSTQSVYVDVTQSAAQILDLKEALASGGLSRESRDSARVKLILPNGKTYPIEGRLQFAEVSVDPETGSVTLRATFPNPDGLLLPGMFVRARLVEGEKQNAILAPQQGISRDPRGRATALVVNAENKVEMRQVKAERPIGDKWLVTEGLKPGDRLIVEGLSGLRAGTTVTPGAPQQVTAARTPDRTKTKTATVAERR; translated from the coding sequence ATGGTGCTCGCACTGGCCCTTCTGGCCGGCTGCAGCTCGTCAGAACAGCCGCAGCCCCCGGCGCCGAAGGTCGGCGTCGTCAAGCTTGCCGAGCAACCGGTGGAACTGACGACGGACCTCCCGGGCCGAATTCAAGCCTCTGAAACTTCCGAGGTTCGCCCCCAGATCAGCGGCGTGATCCGCAAGCGTCTCTTCGCGGAGGGCAGCTACGTGAAGGCCGGACAGATCCTTTACGAGATCGAGGACGCACCGTACCGGGCCGCGCTGGGCACCGCGCAGGGCAATCTTGCCAACGCCCGGGCGACCGTGGGATCGACCCAGCTGCAGGCCGATCGGTTTCGCGACCTTGTCACGATCAATGCGGTCAGCAAGCAGGAATACGACAATGCGCTAGCGGCCGCGCAGCAGGCGAAAGCCAATGTTGCGGCGCAAAAATCGGCCGTTGATTCGGCCCGCGTCAACCTGGAGTTCACGCGCATCCGCGCGCCCATCTCCGGGCGGATCGGCCGATCGTTCTATACCCGCGGCGCCTTGGTCCAGACCGGCCAGAGCGATCCGCTGGCAACGATCATGAGCACCCAGAGCGTTTACGTAGACGTGACCCAGTCCGCTGCGCAGATCCTCGACCTCAAGGAAGCGCTGGCAAGCGGCGGCCTCTCGCGGGAGAGCCGTGACAGCGCCCGCGTCAAGCTGATCCTGCCCAACGGCAAGACCTATCCCATCGAAGGCAGGCTGCAATTCGCCGAAGTTTCGGTCGATCCCGAGACCGGCAGCGTCACCCTGCGCGCCACTTTCCCCAACCCGGACGGCCTGTTGCTGCCCGGCATGTTCGTGCGGGCCCGGCTCGTCGAGGGGGAGAAGCAGAACGCTATCCTCGCCCCGCAGCAGGGCATCAGCCGCGACCCGCGCGGACGCGCCACGGCGCTGGTGGTCAACGCCGAGAACAAGGTGGAGATGCGCCAGGTCAAGGCAGAACGCCCGATCGGGGACAAGTGGCTCGTCACCGAAGGCCTGAAACCCGGCGACCGGCTTATCGTCGAAGGACTCTCCGGCCTGCGGGCCGGCACCACGGTCACTCCCGGGGCCCCGCAGCAGGTCACGGCCGCCAGGACGCCTGACCGCACCAAGACCAAGACTGCAACCGTCGCCGAAAGGCGCTGA
- a CDS encoding efflux RND transporter permease subunit: MSRYFIDRPIFAWVIAIVVMLAGIIALRVLPVAQFPTIAAPAVTVSTTYPGADAQTLENTTTQVIEQQMKGIDNLRYFSSTSDSAGNLAITLTFDQGTDPDTAQVQVQNKLAQATPLLPEDVQRSGVRVARAAKDFLIVMALYSDDGSHDQVDIGDLISSKLQDPVSRVDGVGDTQLLGAPYAMRIWLDPYKMANLKVTVSDITAAVKAQNAQISAGQVGSLPAPEGQALNATVTAQSRLQTPEQFGNILLRTDSDGANVRLSDVARVEIGADNYSFLARFKGKQAAALAIKLAPGANALDTVEGVKAAVAEVSKQFPADIRIEYPVDNSTFIELSISQVEHTLIEAIILVFVVMFLFLQNWRATLIPTIAVPVVLLGTFAILLAAGFTINTLTLFGMVLAIGLLVDDAIVVVENVERLIQTEGLSPKEAARKSMDEISGALVGVGLVLSAVFLPMAFFGGSTGVIFRQFSITIVSSMVLSVLVALILTPALCATILKPSREDHGERGGFFGWFNRTFDRGVERYSNGLRRVERNWKRSLAVYAMIVVGMGVLFWRLPGGFLPDEDQGFLFAQAMMPSGTTMEETQRTVDRMTDYLLNEEKDVVDSMLSIGGFGFAGQSQNVAIAFIKLRPWEEREGEGMGVTALAERANVAFHKLGVGQIFAFAPPAVTELGNATGFDFELKDEANLGHEALIAARNQLLGMAAQDKRLAMVRPNGIEDTTQLKLDVDKEAAGAFGLSIPDINTTLSTGFGGSYVDDFVDRGRVKRVYVQADSEFRTTPESLGNLFVRGSGGEMAPLASFSSTEWGYGPARLERYNGVSSVEILGSAGPGYSTGEAMQAMEELAAKLPPGIGYEWTGISYEEKLSGSQAPMLYALSLLVVFLCLAALYESWSVPIAVILVVPLGVVGALLAATFVGLANGIYLQVGLITTIGVSAKNAILIVEFAEEKMRDGLSAAEAALQAAKLRLRPILMTSFAFIFGVLPLAVSSGAGAGGQNAIGWSVVGGMLSATVLAVFLVPLFFFVVKRIFRQDQPNREAHAATTDDAPLEQD; the protein is encoded by the coding sequence ATGTCGCGCTATTTCATCGACAGACCCATCTTCGCCTGGGTCATCGCCATTGTCGTCATGCTCGCGGGCATCATCGCCCTGCGGGTTCTGCCGGTCGCCCAGTTCCCGACCATCGCCGCGCCGGCGGTGACGGTCAGCACGACGTATCCCGGCGCCGATGCCCAGACGCTCGAGAACACCACCACGCAGGTGATCGAGCAGCAGATGAAGGGCATCGACAACCTGCGCTACTTCTCGTCGACGAGCGATTCGGCGGGCAACCTCGCGATCACGCTGACCTTCGACCAGGGCACCGACCCCGATACCGCGCAAGTCCAGGTCCAGAACAAGCTGGCACAGGCCACACCCCTGCTGCCCGAGGACGTCCAGCGTTCAGGCGTGCGCGTGGCGCGCGCTGCCAAGGACTTCCTCATCGTCATGGCGCTCTATTCCGATGACGGATCGCACGACCAGGTCGACATCGGGGATCTCATCTCCTCGAAGCTGCAGGACCCGGTGAGCCGTGTCGACGGCGTCGGCGATACCCAGTTGCTCGGCGCTCCCTATGCCATGCGCATCTGGCTCGATCCGTACAAGATGGCCAACCTCAAGGTGACGGTCTCGGACATCACTGCCGCGGTCAAGGCGCAGAACGCCCAGATTTCCGCCGGCCAGGTCGGCAGCCTCCCTGCACCCGAAGGACAGGCGCTCAACGCAACGGTTACCGCGCAGTCGCGCCTGCAAACCCCCGAACAGTTCGGCAATATCCTGCTGCGCACCGACAGCGACGGCGCCAACGTGCGCCTTTCCGACGTCGCCCGCGTCGAGATCGGCGCCGACAACTACAGCTTCCTTGCCCGCTTCAAGGGCAAGCAGGCCGCTGCGCTGGCGATCAAGCTCGCCCCCGGCGCAAATGCGCTCGACACTGTCGAAGGCGTGAAGGCGGCGGTCGCAGAAGTTTCCAAGCAGTTCCCGGCCGACATCCGCATCGAGTACCCGGTCGACAACTCGACCTTCATCGAGCTTTCCATCAGCCAGGTCGAACACACACTGATCGAGGCGATCATCCTCGTCTTCGTGGTGATGTTCCTGTTCCTGCAGAACTGGCGTGCGACGCTCATCCCGACGATCGCGGTCCCGGTCGTGCTGCTGGGCACCTTTGCCATCCTTCTGGCTGCCGGCTTCACCATCAACACCCTGACCCTGTTCGGCATGGTGTTGGCGATCGGCCTGCTGGTCGACGACGCCATCGTCGTGGTCGAAAACGTGGAACGCCTGATCCAGACCGAGGGGCTCAGTCCGAAGGAAGCCGCGCGCAAATCGATGGACGAGATCAGCGGCGCGCTGGTCGGTGTCGGCCTCGTGCTGTCGGCGGTGTTCCTGCCGATGGCATTCTTCGGCGGCTCCACCGGCGTCATCTTCCGCCAGTTCTCCATCACCATCGTTTCCTCCATGGTGCTCTCGGTTCTGGTCGCGCTGATCCTGACCCCGGCCCTGTGCGCGACGATCCTCAAGCCCTCGCGCGAGGACCATGGCGAACGCGGCGGCTTCTTCGGTTGGTTCAACCGCACGTTCGACCGCGGCGTCGAGCGCTACAGCAACGGCCTGCGCCGGGTGGAACGCAACTGGAAGCGCTCACTGGCCGTCTACGCGATGATCGTCGTGGGCATGGGCGTGCTGTTCTGGCGCCTCCCCGGCGGCTTCCTGCCCGATGAAGACCAGGGCTTCCTTTTCGCTCAGGCAATGATGCCCTCGGGCACGACCATGGAAGAAACCCAGCGCACCGTGGACCGCATGACCGACTACCTGCTCAACGAAGAGAAGGACGTGGTCGATTCGATGCTCAGCATCGGCGGCTTCGGCTTTGCCGGACAGAGCCAGAACGTGGCGATCGCCTTCATCAAGCTGCGCCCTTGGGAAGAACGTGAGGGCGAGGGCATGGGCGTCACCGCGCTGGCCGAGCGTGCCAACGTTGCCTTCCACAAGCTCGGCGTCGGCCAGATCTTCGCGTTCGCCCCGCCGGCAGTGACGGAGCTGGGCAATGCCACAGGCTTCGACTTCGAACTCAAGGACGAGGCCAACCTCGGCCACGAGGCGCTGATTGCCGCGCGCAACCAACTGCTCGGCATGGCCGCGCAGGACAAGCGCCTCGCAATGGTGCGCCCCAATGGCATCGAGGACACTACCCAGCTCAAGCTCGACGTGGACAAGGAAGCCGCGGGCGCCTTCGGCCTTTCGATCCCGGACATCAACACGACACTCAGCACCGGCTTCGGCGGCAGCTACGTCGACGACTTCGTCGACCGTGGCCGCGTCAAGCGCGTCTACGTGCAGGCCGACTCCGAATTCCGCACGACGCCCGAATCGCTCGGCAATCTCTTCGTACGCGGCAGCGGCGGCGAGATGGCCCCGCTGGCATCCTTCTCCTCAACCGAGTGGGGCTACGGTCCGGCTCGCCTCGAGCGCTACAACGGCGTCTCCTCGGTCGAGATACTCGGTTCCGCCGGCCCCGGCTACAGCACCGGCGAAGCGATGCAGGCGATGGAAGAGCTGGCAGCGAAGCTTCCGCCCGGCATCGGCTACGAATGGACCGGCATCTCCTATGAGGAAAAGCTGTCGGGCAGCCAGGCCCCGATGCTCTACGCGCTTTCGCTGCTGGTCGTGTTCCTGTGCCTTGCTGCGCTCTACGAGAGCTGGTCGGTGCCGATCGCAGTCATCCTCGTGGTGCCGCTGGGCGTCGTGGGCGCCTTGCTTGCCGCGACCTTCGTGGGCCTTGCCAACGGCATCTACCTGCAGGTGGGCCTGATCACGACGATTGGCGTCTCGGCCAAGAACGCCATCCTCATCGTCGAATTCGCCGAGGAAAAGATGCGCGATGGCCTCAGCGCCGCCGAAGCCGCGCTGCAGGCCGCCAAGCTGCGCCTGCGCCCGATCCTCATGACCTCGTTCGCATTCATCTTCGGCGTGCTGCCGCTCGCGGTTTCCAGCGGAGCGGGCGCCGGCGGACAGAATGCCATCGGCTGGTCGGTCGTGGGCGGCATGCTATCGGCGACGGTCCTGGCGGTCTTCCTCGTGCCGCTGTTCTTCTTCGTCGTTAAGCGGATCTTCCGCCAGGACCAGCCGAACCGCGAAGCGCACGCCGCTACCACCGACGATGCACCTCTCGAGCAGGATTGA
- the fghA gene encoding S-formylglutathione hydrolase, with protein sequence MTLETVSTNKSFGGVQGVYRHQSAQTKTEMTFSVFVPDHAPGAKLPVLWYLSGLTCTHANVTEKGEFRAACAKHGVIFIAPDTSPRGDDVPDDEAYDFGKGAGFYVDATQEPWAKNFRMRSYIEQELPALIAANFPVDMGRQGITGHSMGGHGALTIGLRNAGRFRSVSAFSPIVSPLSCPWGDKALTGYIGGDRANWREYDACALIEDGARLPDLLVDQGTADGFLEEQLRTDLLIQACEKTGQPATIRMQEGYDHSYYFISTFMAEHVDWHAERLKA encoded by the coding sequence GTGACTCTGGAAACCGTTTCGACCAACAAGTCCTTCGGCGGCGTCCAGGGCGTCTATCGGCACCAGTCCGCGCAGACGAAGACGGAGATGACATTCTCTGTCTTCGTCCCGGACCATGCGCCGGGCGCGAAACTTCCGGTGCTGTGGTATCTTTCGGGGCTGACCTGCACCCATGCCAATGTCACCGAAAAGGGCGAATTTCGCGCCGCCTGCGCAAAGCATGGCGTGATTTTCATCGCTCCCGATACGTCGCCGCGCGGCGACGACGTGCCGGACGATGAGGCTTACGACTTCGGCAAGGGCGCAGGCTTCTACGTCGATGCGACGCAGGAGCCCTGGGCGAAGAACTTTCGCATGCGCTCCTACATCGAGCAGGAACTTCCCGCGCTGATTGCCGCGAACTTCCCGGTCGACATGGGCCGACAGGGCATCACCGGCCACTCGATGGGCGGCCATGGTGCGCTCACCATCGGCCTGCGCAATGCCGGGCGGTTCCGCTCGGTGAGCGCCTTTTCGCCGATCGTCTCGCCCTTGTCCTGCCCCTGGGGCGACAAGGCGTTGACCGGCTACATCGGCGGCGACCGTGCTAACTGGCGCGAATACGATGCCTGCGCCCTGATCGAGGACGGCGCTCGCCTGCCCGACCTGCTGGTCGACCAGGGCACGGCGGACGGCTTCCTCGAGGAACAGCTGCGCACCGATCTGCTCATCCAGGCCTGCGAGAAGACGGGCCAGCCGGCAACGATCCGGATGCAGGAAGGCTACGACCACTCCTACTACTTCATCTCGACGTTCATGGCCGAGCATGTCGACTGGCATGCCGAGCGCCTGAAAGCCTGA
- a CDS encoding TetR/AcrR family transcriptional regulator → MVFAARKLFAERGFHQTAMADLAKEAEVSVGAIYRVFPSKQDIIRAIIQADTARLLVELTSDVCRIRKGEASIGAVLEEMIVRCSVEKDSALIHEVLAEGHRNPEVAEAVRAINLQYRAIFREMALVANPDLSEPELYGAEELLLACLFSSGHRELTSCRLSARESARLVTSLILRGLGSET, encoded by the coding sequence GTGGTCTTCGCCGCGCGCAAGTTGTTTGCGGAAAGGGGGTTTCACCAGACGGCCATGGCCGATCTGGCGAAAGAGGCCGAAGTCAGCGTCGGTGCCATCTATCGCGTGTTTCCCAGCAAGCAGGACATCATCCGCGCAATTATTCAGGCCGATACCGCGCGCCTGCTTGTCGAACTTACCTCCGACGTCTGCCGCATTCGCAAAGGCGAGGCGTCCATCGGAGCCGTGCTGGAGGAAATGATTGTCCGCTGTAGCGTCGAGAAGGATTCGGCGCTGATCCACGAGGTGCTGGCCGAAGGGCATCGCAATCCGGAAGTGGCCGAGGCCGTCCGCGCCATCAACCTGCAATATCGCGCGATCTTCCGCGAAATGGCCCTCGTCGCCAATCCCGATCTGAGCGAACCAGAACTCTACGGTGCCGAAGAACTGCTGCTCGCCTGCCTGTTTTCTTCCGGTCACCGCGAGTTGACGAGCTGCCGCCTCAGTGCGCGGGAATCCGCTCGACTGGTGACCAGTCTGATCCTGCGCGGGCTCGGATCAGAAACGTAA
- a CDS encoding enoyl-CoA hydratase/isomerase family protein: protein MSLHLVREGAVARIEIDRPERRNAFRQDMWARLPELVAEAAGDSAVKVMVLTGSHPGMFCAGADISEMLDNRANPDWLAANQAAINRAQYELTRAPMPTIAFVDGDCIGGGLGLALACDMRLATRRARFGVTPAKLGIVYPLHDTRLLVDLVGPGQASRLLYTGTLIDAEEALRIGLVEELAESAHALAASIAANATYSLKGLKQMIRWARDGQIEDDRGSLDLFAAAFTAPEFEERAAAFVARRRS from the coding sequence ATGTCCCTACACCTCGTCCGCGAAGGCGCCGTCGCCCGCATCGAGATCGACCGGCCCGAGCGCCGCAATGCGTTTCGACAGGACATGTGGGCGCGCCTGCCGGAACTGGTCGCGGAAGCAGCGGGCGACAGCGCCGTAAAGGTCATGGTGCTGACCGGCAGCCACCCGGGCATGTTCTGCGCCGGGGCCGATATTTCCGAGATGCTCGACAACCGCGCCAACCCAGACTGGCTCGCGGCCAACCAGGCGGCGATCAACCGCGCCCAGTACGAATTGACACGCGCCCCCATGCCGACCATCGCTTTCGTCGATGGCGACTGCATCGGCGGAGGGCTGGGCCTCGCACTTGCCTGCGACATGCGCCTGGCGACGCGGCGCGCCCGCTTCGGAGTGACGCCGGCCAAGCTGGGCATCGTTTACCCGCTGCACGACACCCGGTTGCTGGTCGATCTCGTCGGCCCCGGACAGGCCAGTCGCCTGCTCTACACCGGCACGTTGATCGACGCCGAAGAAGCCTTGCGCATCGGTCTGGTCGAGGAACTGGCCGAAAGCGCCCATGCCCTTGCCGCCTCGATCGCCGCCAATGCCACCTACAGCCTCAAGGGCCTCAAGCAGATGATCCGCTGGGCCCGCGACGGACAGATCGAGGACGACCGGGGCTCGCTCGACCTCTTCGCAGCAGCCTTCACCGCACCCGAATTCGAGGAACGCGCCGCGGCGTTCGTGGCTCGCCGGCGCTCATGA